ATCGGCGAATCGACGGCCGGTGAGCGGCTCGCCGAGTACGCCGGAAGGCTGTGCTACATGAGCCAGAAGAACCCGGCCAGTCGCAGCACGCGCGACTACCTGGAGAACATCAAGAAGCAGGGCCACGGCTCGGTGCTGGAGCACGCCGTGTACGTGTTGCTGATCGAGGGGATCTCGCGTTCCTGCTCGCACGAGCTCGTGAGGCACCGGGCGGGTTTCGGCTACAGCCAGCTGAGCCAGCGCTACGTGGACGAGTCTCACGCGGCGTTCGTGATGCCACCCGCGATCCAGGGCGACGGCGCGCTCGAGGCGGAGTGGGAGAAGCAGGTCGGGTCCGACCAGGATGCGTACGTTCGCCTGGTCGAAGGGCTGATGAAGCGCTACTCGTGGGTGGAGGACAAGGGCCACCGCCGGAAGATGGCGCGGGAGGCAGCGCGGTCGGTGCTGCCCAACGCTACGGAGACCAAGATCGTGGCGAGCGGCAACGTGCGGGCTTGGCGGACGATGCTCGAGCTTCGCTGCAGCGAGGGCGCCGAGCAGGAGATCCGGCGCATGGCGGTGGCCGTGCTGCGGGTGCTCCAGGCCGAGGCGCCGGCGTTCTTCGACGACTTCGAGATCTACCGCGCGGAGGACAAGGCGGAGGCGGCGAGGGTCGGGTACCATAAGGTCTGACGCCGGACTAGTCGGACCGCAGCACCTCCATCGGATCCACCCGGCTGGCGCGCCGCGCCGGCACGAAGCAGGCCATCGCCGTGGCCGCCGCGAGGACGAGCGCCACGCTCGCGTACGTGACCCGATCCGTGGGGCGCACCCCGTACAACAGGCTGGTCGCGAACCGCGAGAGGCCGGCGGCGGCGGCGAGGCCGATGAGCAGCCCGGCGCCCGCGAGCCCCATCCCTTCCCGCATGATCATCCTCTGCACCCCACCCGCCGTGGCCCCGAGGGCCACCCGCACGCCGATCTCGCGGGTGCGTGCCGTCACCGACGCGGCGACCACGCCGTACACCCCCACGGCGGCGAGCGTCAGGGCCAGTGCCGCGAAGACGCCGATCAGCAGCATGTTGAACCGGGGGCGTTTCAGCTCCGCGTCGACCAAGTCGCCCATGGTCGCGACGTTGCTCGGGCTCATGTCGGGGTCGACCTCCCGCAGCCGCGCCTCCACCGCGCCGGCTATCAGGGCGGGATCGCCGCTCGTGCGCAGCACGAGGAAGCTCGCCCAGCGCGGCGACTGCTGGTACGGCCAGTAGATCTCCGGCGGGGCGGACGTGCCCGGAACGAACGGCGGGATGTCCGCCACCACGCCCACGACCTCGATTGCCTCGTCGTGGTTCTTCATTCGCACCCGCTTGCCGATCGGGTCCTGCCCGGCGAAGTAGCGACGCGCCATCGCCTCGTTGATCAGCGCCACGCGCGGCGCGCCGGCGCGGTCTTCCTTGCCGAGAGGCCGGCCACGGCGTATCGGGAGACCAAGGGTGCGGAAGTAGTCCGGGCTCATGTCGTACCAGCGCGCCACGACCGGCGTGCCCGCGGCGGCCGGCGCGCTCTCGATCACGAACTCACCCGTTTCCTCGCCACCGAACAGCGGACCGCTCGAGGTCATGCCGACGGACGTGACCGACGGGATGGACCGCATCGCATCGGCGACTCGCTCGAACAGCGCCGACACCCGCGGCGCATCCGGGTACTTCCCTTGTGACGCATAGGTCCAGAAGGTCAGCAGGTGCTCCTGCTCGAACCCCGGCTCCCACCGGAGCAGGCTCGCGAAGCCGCGCGCCAGCAGCCCGGCGCCGGTCGCGAGCACGAACGCCATCGCCACTTCGGCGACGACGAGACCGCCGCGCAAACCGAGCACGGAACGCCACCCGGCCTGCTGGTGCCCCTGCTTCATCACCCCCGTCAGGTCCAGCCGCGACGCCCGCAGCGCCGGGCCGAAGCCAGCCAGCAGGCCGGCGACCCCGGTGAGCAAGAGCGCGAACGTGAGCACCCGGGCGTCCAGGCCGGCGCCATGCAGGCGCGGCAGGTTGCCCGGCATGAGCGCCAGCAGCACGTCCGTCGCCCACGAGGCCACCAGGACCCCGGTGACCCCTCCAACCAGGGCCAGTAGCACGCTCTCCGTCGCGATCAGCCGGAACAGCCGCGCGGGCCGCGCGCCGAGGGCCGCGCGCACCGCGAACTCCCGCTCCCGCGTCTGGCCGCGCGCGATGAGCAGGTTCGCCACGTTCGCGCACGCCACCAGCAGGAGGATCGCCACGGCGCCCATGAACACCAGCAGGGTCGTCCTCACCCCGCCCACCACGCTGTCGAGCAGCGGCTCCACCCCCACACCCCAGCCCCGGTTCGTCTCGGGGTGGCGCTCGCCGAGGGCCCGCTGAATGCCGCCCAGCTCGGCCATCGCCGCCGCCGCCGAGACGCCGGGCGCCAATCGGCCGATGGTCATGAACCCGCGCCAGCGCCGGTTCTCGTCGTCGCGGGGGTCGAACGGCAGCGGCACCCACACCCGCACGTAGTCGAGGTGCGGGACCTCGCTCCCCGGCTTCAGAACCCCGACTATCTCGTAAGACTCGCCGTCCAGCACCAGGCTCCGGCCCAGGACGCCGCGGTCGCCGCCGAACCGGGCGCGCCACAGCTGGTCGCTCAGGATCGCCACGTGACGGCCTGAGGGCGTCAGGTCCTCGGGCAGCAGGAGGCGGCCCAGCGCCGGCTCGACCTGGAGGGTGCGGAACAGACCCGGCGTCGCGAGGCCACCGCTCACGCCCTCCGCGCCGCCTGCCTCCACCTGCATGGAATACGACCAGCTGCGGCCGAGGCCGATCGACGCGAGCGTGCGGCTCTCGCGCGACCAGTCCTCGACGTTAGGCGGGGAGGCGACGCAGAGCCCTTCCACCGAAGGGTGGGTCTCGCACAGCGCCACGAGCCTGCTGGATTCGGGGAACGGGAGCGGCCGCAGGAGCACCCGGTCCACGATGCCGAAGATGGCCGTGCTCGCGCCGGTGCCCAGGGCGAGGGTCACAACGGCAATCAGGGTGAGTCCCGGACGCCGCACCAGCTGTCGCCCGGCGAATCGCAGGTCCGCGATCAACGATGTCATGATGGCTCCAGGGTGTGCCGCACTTGGCCCCCGTGAAGAGCAACATCCGCGCCACGCCGTGCCCGCCGCGCAGACGCTTGCCGGGCCTGTGGTTAGGTCGGAGCGCCGCGGCGCAAAGTGCCCGCTTGCGCGACTCGCGGTTCCGGAATCGGACAGCGCGGAAACCCGTGAGGAACCCTCGCGAATCAACCTTTGGGCACCGGGCGAGGTCTTAGAAGATGGACACCCGATTCCCTCGGAGGACACCGTGCGCCGTCACCTCGTGCGAGCCCCCTGGCTCATCTCATTGGCCCTGGCCCCCATCGCAGGCGCGGCGGGAGCCCAGCAGACCGTTCAGCCGGGCCAGCGCCTGGCGGTCTCCCAGCATCGGCTCGACATCTACGACGTCGCGGGACACGTAACGCTGCGCCGCGGCACCGGCAGCGACATCGTGGTCACGGCCACGCGGGTCGGGCCGGATGGCAACGCGATCAACTTCGAATTCGACCAGGAACGGGACCGGGGCGTCTTGAGGGTCGTCTATCCCCGGGATATCGACCGGATCGCGGACCCCGAGGGCGACCGGAACGGCGGCCGCGGCCGCACTACCCTGCGGCTCCGCCCGGATGGCACGTTCGGCGGCGACGGTAACGACCAAGGATCGGTCCTGCGGCGGATCGGACGCCGGATGCGCAGCGACGAGATCGAGATCGGAGGCAACGGCGGGTTCCGGGGCTCGGCCAACCTCGAGATCACCGTGCCCGACGGCCGCGTGATCAAGCTGCATTTGGCGGTAGGTCTTGTCACGGTCAATGGCGTGACCGGCGACGGGTTGATCGATACCTGGGGCGCTGACGCGGTCGCGACCGACATCGCGGGCTCCTGGCTCTTCGACACGGGATCCGGCAACGTCGAGGTCACCGGCGCGCAGGGCACGCTCCGGATCGACACCGGGTCCGGCAGCGGCACCGTCCGCAACATGACCGGCGATCTACTCGACATCGACACCGGCTCGGGCGAAGTAGACGTGGCTGACGTCCGGGTGGAGCGCTTCCGCTTCGACACCGGCAGCGGCGACGTGCGGGCCGACCGCCTCACCGCGCGGCACGGAGTCATCGACACGGGGAGCGGCGATGCCGACCTGACGTACGCCGGCGGCGAGATAGACGACCTGCTGATCGACACCGGCTCGGGCCGCGTGAGCCTCGGCCTGCCGGCCAACGTGAACGCGCGGCTCAGCATAGACACGGGCAGCGGCGGGATCCAGGTGGCGCGCACCGGTGCCATCTTCGAGCGGCGGGATTCTGACGGGATGGTGTTGAGGTTCGGCGAAGGACGGGGACGGATTCGCGTGGATACCGGCTCTGGTGGGGTGACGATACGGTAGGAAGGGAGTTAGGGGAGTTAGGGGAGATAAGGGAGATAGGGGAGATAGGGTCGGGACCGTCCCTCACTCCCCTTACTCCCCTTACTCCCCTTCTTCTTTGTGCTCCTTCTTATGCTCTTCCGCAATCTTCGCAGCCACATCCGGCGGCACCTCAGAATACTGCTTGAACTTCCCGCGACAGGTCCCGCGTCCGTGCGTCAACGAGTGGAGCTGGGTGGCGTACTTATACAACTCGGCCTCGGGCACCACAGCCTTCAGCTTCACCATTCGGCCGTCGGGCTCGGTACCCAGGATCTGGCCGCGGCGTGAGCTGAGGTCGCCCATCACGTTGCCCAGATACTCCTCAGGCGTGAAAACCTCGAGGTCGCTTAGTGGCTCGAGGAGGATCGGCTTGCAGCTGGGCGCGACGTTCTTGAAGGCGAGGATGCCCGCCATCTTGAACGACATCTCGTTCGAGTCCACGTCGTGGTACTTGCCGTCGAACAGCTCGACCTTGAAGTCCACCATGGGGCATCCGGCTAGCACGCCGCGTTGGGAGGCTTCCTGGATCCCCCGATCCACTGCCGGAATGAACTTGCCCGGTATCGAGCCGCCGACGATCTGATCATCGAAGACGTAGCCGCTGCCTCGAGGGAGCGGCATCATCCGGATCCAGCAGTCGCCGAACTGTCCGCGGCCGCCGGTCTGCTTCTTGTGCTTCCCTTCCCCTTCGGCCTTCCCCTTGATGGTCTCGCGATAGGGGATCTTGGGCTTCACCGTGCCCGCGTGCACGCCGAACTTCCGCGCCAGCCGGCCGAGGATCACCTCGAGGTGGCGCTCGCCCAGGCCGCGGATCCACGTCTGCCGGACCTCGCCGTTGTACTCCCAGTGGAAGGTCGGGTCCTCCTCGTGCAGCTTCCCGAGGCCGATGGAGATCTTGTCCTCCTCGCCCTTCACCTTCGCCTCGATCGCCACGTGGATGACCGGCTCGGGGAACGGCACCCGGGGCAGCACGACGGGCATCCCCGGCGCGGAAAGCGTGTCGTTGGTGTGCGTCTCGCGCAGCTTCGCGACCGCGCCGATGTCACCGGCGTGGAGGGTCGCGACCTCAACCTTCTCCTTGCCCTGCGCGATGGACAGGTGGTTGAGCTTCTCCGCCGCGCCGCGCGCGGCGTTGAAGACCTCCTGGCCGTTCCTGACGCACCCGGATACGACCCGGAAGAACGACACGTCGCCGACGTGGGGCTCGGACATCGTCTTGAAGACCAGCGCCGTGAACGGCGCGTCGTCGGTCGGCGCGACGGTGATCTTGTCCGCGCTCCCCCACCGTTCGGCCTGCTTCGGCTCGTTCTCCGCCGGCGAGGGGACCAGCTCCACGATCTCCGACAGCAGCGCGCGCATCCCGTACGTCAGCTCCGACGCGCCGCAGAAGACGGGATAGAGCTCGCCCTTGGTGAGCGCCGTTCGCATCGCCCTGACCAGTTCATCGTGACCGATCTCGCCGCCCTCGAGGTAGCGCTCGAGGAGCGCGTCGTCGGTCGAGGCGACCGTCTCGATCAGGTCCTTCTCGTACTTCTCGTACTTGGCCTCCATCTCCGCCGGGATCCCCTGCTCGTCGTACTCGCCGGTCTTGGTGCCCTTCTTGTAGAGGTGCGCCTTCCGGGTGATGAGGTTGATGATGCCGCGGAAGGCCGGACCCTCGCCGACCGGGATCTCGACCGGGATCGCCTTGGGAGTGAGGTGATCGCGGATATCCTGGTAGACCCTCTCGAAGTTCGCGTGCTCCTTGTCCATCAGCGAGACGAAGAAGACGGGCGGGTGGCCGCAGGTCTGCGAATACTCCCAGACCTTTTCGGTGCCGACCTCGACGCCGGAGGTGGCCGAGAGGACGATGAGCGAGGCGTCGGCGGCGTAGACGCCGGCCATCGCGTCGCCCGCGAAGTCGAGGTAGCCGGGCGTATCGATAAGGTTGATCTTGGCGCCCTCCCACTCGGCGTAGGCGAGGGCGAGGTTGATGCTGTAGCCTTTTTCGGTTTCGTCGGGAGAGTAGTCGGTGAGGGCGGTGCCGTCCTTGACGCGGCCGTGTCGTTTGCTGGAGCCGGCCACGAAGGCGAGGGCGTCGACCAGGCTGGTCTTGCCGCTGCCTCCGTGGCCGACTACGGCCACGTTCCGGATGGCTGTACTCGCGTATTCCTTCATGATGTGACCTTCGCGTTCATGGCCTCTGGGCGCTCGATTCGGACGGGGCGGGTAACCTAGCCGCGTCGGAGTTGGGGTGTCAACTGAGCGCAAACGGGCATTCCCGAGCGCCGCGCCGTTGATAGCGCGCGCGGAATCGCGGTCATCGGCAGGTGATCTGCGCGAAGCGGCGGCGACCGCGGCCGCAGAGCCCCTTACGACGCCATGCCGGAGAACACGAACCGGTAGGACTGCGCGGTGCTGTCGT
The sequence above is a segment of the Gemmatimonadales bacterium genome. Coding sequences within it:
- a CDS encoding DUF4097 family beta strand repeat-containing protein, which translates into the protein MRRHLVRAPWLISLALAPIAGAAGAQQTVQPGQRLAVSQHRLDIYDVAGHVTLRRGTGSDIVVTATRVGPDGNAINFEFDQERDRGVLRVVYPRDIDRIADPEGDRNGGRGRTTLRLRPDGTFGGDGNDQGSVLRRIGRRMRSDEIEIGGNGGFRGSANLEITVPDGRVIKLHLAVGLVTVNGVTGDGLIDTWGADAVATDIAGSWLFDTGSGNVEVTGAQGTLRIDTGSGSGTVRNMTGDLLDIDTGSGEVDVADVRVERFRFDTGSGDVRADRLTARHGVIDTGSGDADLTYAGGEIDDLLIDTGSGRVSLGLPANVNARLSIDTGSGGIQVARTGAIFERRDSDGMVLRFGEGRGRIRVDTGSGGVTIR
- the fusA gene encoding elongation factor G — encoded protein: MKEYASTAIRNVAVVGHGGSGKTSLVDALAFVAGSSKRHGRVKDGTALTDYSPDETEKGYSINLALAYAEWEGAKINLIDTPGYLDFAGDAMAGVYAADASLIVLSATSGVEVGTEKVWEYSQTCGHPPVFFVSLMDKEHANFERVYQDIRDHLTPKAIPVEIPVGEGPAFRGIINLITRKAHLYKKGTKTGEYDEQGIPAEMEAKYEKYEKDLIETVASTDDALLERYLEGGEIGHDELVRAMRTALTKGELYPVFCGASELTYGMRALLSEIVELVPSPAENEPKQAERWGSADKITVAPTDDAPFTALVFKTMSEPHVGDVSFFRVVSGCVRNGQEVFNAARGAAEKLNHLSIAQGKEKVEVATLHAGDIGAVAKLRETHTNDTLSAPGMPVVLPRVPFPEPVIHVAIEAKVKGEEDKISIGLGKLHEEDPTFHWEYNGEVRQTWIRGLGERHLEVILGRLARKFGVHAGTVKPKIPYRETIKGKAEGEGKHKKQTGGRGQFGDCWIRMMPLPRGSGYVFDDQIVGGSIPGKFIPAVDRGIQEASQRGVLAGCPMVDFKVELFDGKYHDVDSNEMSFKMAGILAFKNVAPSCKPILLEPLSDLEVFTPEEYLGNVMGDLSSRRGQILGTEPDGRMVKLKAVVPEAELYKYATQLHSLTHGRGTCRGKFKQYSEVPPDVAAKIAEEHKKEHKEEGE
- a CDS encoding ABC transporter permease, with the translated sequence MTSLIADLRFAGRQLVRRPGLTLIAVVTLALGTGASTAIFGIVDRVLLRPLPFPESSRLVALCETHPSVEGLCVASPPNVEDWSRESRTLASIGLGRSWSYSMQVEAGGAEGVSGGLATPGLFRTLQVEPALGRLLLPEDLTPSGRHVAILSDQLWRARFGGDRGVLGRSLVLDGESYEIVGVLKPGSEVPHLDYVRVWVPLPFDPRDDENRRWRGFMTIGRLAPGVSAAAAMAELGGIQRALGERHPETNRGWGVGVEPLLDSVVGGVRTTLLVFMGAVAILLLVACANVANLLIARGQTREREFAVRAALGARPARLFRLIATESVLLALVGGVTGVLVASWATDVLLALMPGNLPRLHGAGLDARVLTFALLLTGVAGLLAGFGPALRASRLDLTGVMKQGHQQAGWRSVLGLRGGLVVAEVAMAFVLATGAGLLARGFASLLRWEPGFEQEHLLTFWTYASQGKYPDAPRVSALFERVADAMRSIPSVTSVGMTSSGPLFGGEETGEFVIESAPAAAGTPVVARWYDMSPDYFRTLGLPIRRGRPLGKEDRAGAPRVALINEAMARRYFAGQDPIGKRVRMKNHDEAIEVVGVVADIPPFVPGTSAPPEIYWPYQQSPRWASFLVLRTSGDPALIAGAVEARLREVDPDMSPSNVATMGDLVDAELKRPRFNMLLIGVFAALALTLAAVGVYGVVAASVTARTREIGVRVALGATAGGVQRMIMREGMGLAGAGLLIGLAAAAGLSRFATSLLYGVRPTDRVTYASVALVLAAATAMACFVPARRASRVDPMEVLRSD
- the thyX gene encoding FAD-dependent thymidylate synthase, whose product is MDILRSPLVTLIARPDFVEPAHLPVQWIGESTAGERLAEYAGRLCYMSQKNPASRSTRDYLENIKKQGHGSVLEHAVYVLLIEGISRSCSHELVRHRAGFGYSQLSQRYVDESHAAFVMPPAIQGDGALEAEWEKQVGSDQDAYVRLVEGLMKRYSWVEDKGHRRKMAREAARSVLPNATETKIVASGNVRAWRTMLELRCSEGAEQEIRRMAVAVLRVLQAEAPAFFDDFEIYRAEDKAEAARVGYHKV